Genomic segment of Mycolicibacterium psychrotolerans:
TCGTAGACTCCCCGTCATGCTGCGACCGCGCCGATTCGCCGACGAGATCGATCCGGGCCCCGTGCAGATCCAGGCCCGCAAAGTGGCGTTCGACGTCGCCGATGTCCCCCTGCACTGGATTCCCGACCATCCGGTCGCCTCGCACGTCATCAGTGTGCTCAACCTGGTGCTGCCGGCCGGCGAACGCTGGTTCGTGCAGACCTTCAACGAGGCGCTGCCGATGGTCCGTGACCCGAAGCTCGCCGATGACATCCGCGGGTTCATCGGCCAGGAGGCCACTCACGCGGACGTGCACGACGCGATCCTGCACGACTTCATGGTCCAGCGCGGCGTCGATCCGGCGCCGATCCTGGCCCAGGTGGAGCACGTCTTCTCGCGCGTGTTGGCGCCGCTGGACTCCGCCGACCCCACCCGGCGGATGAACCACCTCTGCGACCGGCTGTGGATGATCGCCGCGATCGAGCACTACACGGCGGTGATGGGCGACTTCGCATTGAACTGCTCGTGGGACCAGCACGGCGCCGACCCCACGCTGACCGACCTGTTCCGCTGGCACGGCAGCGAGGAGGTCGAGCACCGCAGCGTCGCCCACGACGTCGCAACCTACTTCCACGACAGCTACCTGGCCCGGATACGGGCGATGACGCTGTCGGCCACGATGCTGTTCGTGTTCTTCCAGCGCACGGCGTGGTACCTGCTCAAGAACGATCCGGCCGTCGACGCCGGCTGGTGGGCGTTCAACCGGATGCGGATGCGCGACTCCAGGCTGGGCCTGCTGCCGCGCTACCGCCAACTGTTCGGGTCGGGCACGCTGACCTACTTCCGGCCCGGGTACTCGCCGGAGCAGTTCGGCTCAACCGCCCAGGCGGTCGCCTACCTGGCCACCTCGCCCGCGGCGCGCGCCGCGCACCTGTGATGCGGCTGCTGCCGCACTACCGGCAGACCCCGCCCAGCGCGTCAGGTCGCAGCAGGCACGACCCGGTGCTGGCGCTGGCCGGCGCCGGCATCTCCGGGCTGTTCGCCGCCACGGCACGCCGCCAGATCTCCCCGCCCGCGCGCCGCGACGACACCATCGCGTTGACCATCGCGCGGCGCCGCGTCGTCGCCCGCGACCAGGACGTGGTGGAGCTGACGCTGACCGCGGCCGGCGGCGGGCCGGTACCCCGCTGGTACCCCGGCGCCCATCTTGACCTCCACCTCCCCAGCGGCCTGGTCCGGCAGTACTCGCTGTGCGGTGATCCCGCGGTGGCCGACGCCTACCGGATCGCGGTGCGCCGGATCCCCGGCGGCGGCGGCGGATCGGGCGAGGTGCACGACGCGCTCCCCGAGGGCGCCGTCGTGCACACCCACGGCCCCCGTAACGCGTTTCCGCTGACCGTGCCCGGTCACGGGTCCCCCACGCGCCGGTTCCGCTTCGTCGCAGGCGGGATCGGGATCACCCCGGTCCTGCCGATGCTGCGGGCGGCCCGCCGCCTCGGGGTGGAGTGGTCGATGATCTACACCGGCCGCAGCCGCGACAGTCTGCCGTTCCTCGACGAGGTCGCCGCCTACGGGGCCGCCGTCCAGATCCGCACCGACGACGAATCCGGGTTACCCAGCGCCGCAGCACTTCTCGGTGACTGTCCGACGGGCACCGCGGTGTACGCGTGCGGTCCGGCGCCGATGCTGAGCGCGGTGCGGTCGGCGCTGGCCGGCCGCGACGACGTCGAACTGCACTTCGAGCGCTTCGCCGCGCCGCCCGTGATCGACGGCAGGGCCTTCGAGGTGACCGTGGCCTCGACCGGCGCGTCGATCGCCGTAGCCGAGGACGAGACCCTGCTCGGCGCGCTGCGACGCGCCGGCGTGCCGGCGCCGTACTCGTGCCGGCAGGGGTTCTGCGGGACCTGCCGCACCCGGGTGCTCGACGGTGCGGTGGAGCACCGCGACACGCTGCTCACCGATCCCGAGCGCGCCGTCGGCCAGATGCTGACCTGCGTCTCCCGGGCCGCCGGTACCTCGCGCCTGACGCTGGATCTGTAGGCACGTCGGTAGGATCCGGCCATGCCGTTGGCTCCGGGCGCGACAGTGCTGCCATGACCCTCGCGGTGGCCGACCGGCTGGCGCTGGCCGACCTGGTGCACCTCTACGCCTCGGCCGTGGACGACCGCAGGTTCGCCGAGGTGCCCGAATTGTTCACCGCGACAGCCGAATTCCACCTGCCGGCGCCGCCGGACATCCTCGAGCCGGTGCGCGTGCACCACGGTCATGACGGCGTGCGCACGGCGCTGGCGGCGCTGGCTGCGGTCACCCGGACCGAGCACGCGATCGTCGGGGAGGTCTACGCGCCCGGCCGGCACCCCGACCACGCCCTCGGCCGGATCACGTGCATCGCCCATCACTGGACGGGCGACACCGACGTGGTGTGGCACCTGCGCTACGACGACGAGTACCTGCGGACCCGGGCCGGGTGGCGCATCAACGGCCGCGCGCTGACCGTCAACGCGATCGAGACGCGTCCGGTTCGCCGGCTGCGAGCGCCTCGGCGAGACGGTCCAGCAGCGGGCGCTGGCCCTTCAGCATCTTGGCGCGAGCCGCCTCCAGGTCGAGCCACGCCACCCGGTCGATCTCCGGGAACTCCCTGAGCCGGCCCGAGCGGGGAGGCCATTCCAGCGTGAACGTGTTGCTGACGGCGCCGGAGAGGTCGAGGTCACCGCGCACGGCGAATGCGGTGATGATCTTGCCGCCCGGCTGTCGCAGCGGAGCGAAGTCGATGCGCGGGCCCTCGGGCGGCGGTGTGCCGATCTCCTCGGTGAACTCGCGCTGCGCCGCCTCCCACGGGTCCTCGCCCTCGACGTACTCGCCCTTCGGAATCGACCAGGCGCCTTCGTCTTTGCGCGCCCAGAAGGGGCCGCCGGGATGCCCGATGAGGACTTCGAGACCGGGGCCCTCGCCGCGGTAGAGCAGCAGGCCGGCGCTGAGCTTGGGCATGCGCGACGATAACCCGTGCGAGGATGGACGGTGATGACCCGTCCCGCGCGGTCCGTGCGCCGGTTCGACCCGTTCCGGCCGCTCGACATGCTCACCTCGCTGTGGTCGGCCACCGCGATGGTGCCGGTCAACAGCGGTGCCGCGGCCGCCTACCGGGCGCTGTTCGTGACCGTGCGCCGCCTGGTCGTCGGCAGGCGGCTCACGATGAGCCTGGACGACGGCGATCTGACGTTGACGGTCACCCGATTCGACTCCCGGCTCGACGTGCGGGGCCTCTCGGTCGGTCAGCTCAACGACGTCCGCCTCGTCGCCGGTGATATCCGGTGGCGGACAAGTACTTTCGAGACCGCCACGGTGGTGCTGCACAACGTCCACGTCCGGCCCGGCGCGCCGCCGGTGCTGGTGGCCGCGCCGGTGGAGGTGACACTGGAGGTGCCGACTCCGGTGCTCGACGAACTGTTCGGACAGGCCGCGCCACGGCTGGCCGGCGATGTCGGCGACGACGGTGTGGCCCGTATCCGGTTCGCGCGGCGCCCGCGGCTTGGGCACGTCGAGATCGACGTCCGTGTCGACGGGGCGACGCTGTGGCTGCAGGCCCACACGGTGGCGGTCGGTGCCACGCGCTGGCGGCTGCCGGCCCGCACCCCGGCGTATCGGGTACGGCTACCCGAGCTGGCACACGGCCTGACGCTGACCCGGGTGGAATTCGCACCGGGGGTGGTGCGGGTGTCGGGCAGGCTGCCGCAGTGGCGCACCGAGCTGGACCGGAAACGCTTGGAGGACATCATCACCCAGCTCAGCGTCGGCGTGGCGGTCAACCTGACCAAGCTGGGCCGCTCGCGTTAGAGTCGCCTGCGTGGCCTCCTACGCCCGCTACGTCGCGCTCGGCGACAGCCAGACCGAGGGCCTGTGGGACGGCGACGACACCTCCGGCCTGCGGGGTTTCGCCGACCGCCTCGCCGAGATGCTCGACGCGCTGTCCCCCGCGCTGCAGTACGCCAACCTGGCCGTACGCGGCAACCAGATCCGCGATGTGCTCGACGTGCAGCTGCCCCACGCTCTGGCGATGGGCGCGGACCTGATCACCGTGTGCATCGGCATGAACGACATGACCCGGCCCGGTCCCGGCTTCGAGCAGGCGCTGGTCCAGCTCGACGAGCTGCACAGCGGGCTGGCGGACTCGGGGGCCACGGTGGTGACCACCACGTTCCCCGACCTGGCCCGGATCCTGCCGATCGGGCGGGTGCTGGGCCGGCGGGTGCTCGCGATCAACCACGAGATCCGGGCCGCCGCCCAGCGGCACGGCTTCGCCCTGGTGGACCTCTACGCGGCGCCGTCGATGACCCAGCCGGACACCTGGAGCCCCGACCGGGTGCACGGTTCGGCGCGGGGGCATGCCCTGTTCGCCGAGGCCGCGGCCGAAGCGCTCGGGCTGCCCGGCAGCAGCCACGCCTGGGCCACCGCGGACCCGCAGGCGCGGCCGCCGTCGCTGCGCTCACGGACCTACTCGCAGCTGCTGTGGACCCAGAACATGCTGATGCCGTGGCTTTGGGATCACCTGCGAGGCCGGTCCGTCGGTGACGCGCGGGCGCCGCGCCGGCCGGTGCTCACGGACTGCTCCGACCTGGTGGGTTGATTTGCTCAGATCCCCGTCCACGTCGCGTCGAGTTCCGTCGCGACGTCGATGATCTTGGCTTTCTGCGACGCGGGGCTGTCGATCTCCCCGGCGACATGCGCGGCGATGAACCGCTTGATCTCGGCGTCCACGCCGCCGATGATCCGCACCACCTCGGCGCGCAGCGACTTCGACGTCACGTGGATCGCGATGTCGGCGGCCCGCGGCTTCTCCACGTCGATGATCAGCAGCAGCGGCTCAGCGGCCCGGGCCACCGCGCGCAGCGAGATCTCGCCGAACACCATGAACTTCGGTTTGTCGATCCGCAGGTCGACGATCATGTCGATCTCCAGCGGAATCCGGATCGCGAACGTGATCTCGTCGGCCACCCGCCGGTTCACCCGCGGCGGCAGGATCTGCACCTTGGCCGTCACCTTGGCGAGCCGGCCTGGCCCCTGGGCGATCGGACCCATCTCGAACGCGTCGCCGGCGATCTGGCCGATCGCGTCACCCACCCGTTCCTCGGTCACCGCGACCTCGAAGAACCGGCGGCCGAACTCTTCGTAGCTCATGTATGCGTCCGGAGCGCGACGGGTGGTGTCCATGGTTCTTTTACGTTCTCACGTTCCCGGGTCCGGGCGCGACAACACGGCCGTCCCAACCGCTAGGCGAGCTCCCCGAAGACCCGCAGCCGCGTCAGCGCAGCGCGATCCTCACCGCGCCTGCCGACTTCGCCGATCACGATGCACCGTCTCTCGTCGCGCCGCACGCGGGCCGCAACCGACCGTCCCGACCGGATCAGCTTGTCCCACCGTCCGCCCTCGAGCAGCCTCAGCAGCTCCGAGGCGTTGCGGGGGTCGTCGTCGCCTGCGGTGATCGGCACGTCGCCGACCAGGCGCCGGACGCCGACCTCGTCGCCCCCGCACGCGTCGTCGAGGAACCGGGCGAACACCGCCGCGGCGCCGGTTCCGGTGCCGGCGAATGCGCGCAGGAAGCCGAGGCTGCCGGCGACGCCCTGGTGGGTCACCATCGCACGGCCCAGGGCGAGCCCGGCCGGTGCGGCGGCGACGCCGCCGCTCAGGAAGCGGCGGATCATCGCGGGCAGTTCCCAGTACGCCGACAGCGCCGCGATCCTGAGGCCCTCGGCGGTGTCCTTCACGTCATAGCGGATGAAGGTGGGTACCTCCATCGTCAGCGCCGCGGCCATCCGGATCTCGAGGGTGAGGTCCCGGATCACGGTGGCGCCGACGACGATGTCGGCCTCCGGACGGTGGCCGATCTCGCGGGGCCCGATGAAGGTGTCGAAGAAATGCCCGATGGCCACCCGGCCGCGGTGAGGCCCCGAGCCGACCGGGTCCTCCACCCGCCCGTCCGCGGTGAACAGCCCGACCCACCCGTCGCGATCGTGCGCGGCGGCCGCGGCGAGGGAGCTCTGGGCGGCCGAGAGTACGTCGGCGCGCGTGAAGGGCATACGGTTGCCTACCACCTCGGGCGGCGGAGAGTCGACTGCACCCGCCGCCGCGGGCACACTGGTGTCATCCGCTGTGCTGAGGGCACAGCCTCGCGAGGAGGAACACCATGAGCGGTAACGGGCCTTTCGGCTTCGATCCCGAGGACTTCGACCGTGTGGTCCGCGAAGCCGGGGAGGGGCTGCGCGACGCCCTCGGCAAGTTCATGACGACCTCGGGCGAGCGCGCCGGATGGTCCGTGCTCTTCGACGACCTCGCCCGCGGTGGCAGGCCCCGCCGCCCGGAGACCACCGGGGAGACGGGTGACGGGGTGTGGACGATCTACACCGTCGACGAGTCCGGCGGCGCACACATCGAGCAGGTGTTCCCCACCGAGTTGGACGCCCTGCGGGCGAACAAGACCAACACCGACCCGACCCGCCGCGTCCGGTTCCTGCCCTACGGCATCGCGGTCAGCGTGCTCGACGCCGGCCAGAGCGGCACCGAGTCCGGCCCGGGCTCGACCACCGAGTAGACGCTCCCGCGCCCGATCTTCACTCCGGCCATGCAGTGACGTGGCCCGCATCTCCCGGAAAGCAGTTGGCAGCGCCACATTCACTTGAGCTAATCTGTCGCCGAGTGAGAACTTATATGGGCTAAGTTAAGATCACCCAAACACACGGACACGAGGCCAGGGGTCAGATTGCACGGCATACGTCGGGGGCGCATCGGGGGACACGCGTGATCAAGGTCGCCAGGAAAGTGTGGCTGCCGTTGCTCATCGTGTTCGTCGTGGTGGTCGCCGGGCTGACCGTCTCGCGGATCCGGACCTTCTTCGGTTCCGAGGGCATCATCGAGACCCCGCGCAACTTCGCCGATCTGCCCGAGCCGTTCGACCCCAAGGTCGTCCGTTACGAGATCACCGGCACCGGCAGTTACGCCGACATCAACTATCTGGATCTCGACGCCAAGCCGCAGCGGATCGACAACGCGGCGCTTCCGTGGTCACTGACGCTGAGCACCACCGAGCCGTCCGCGGCCCCGAACATCGTCGCCCAGGGTGACGGCAGCTCGATCACGTGCCGGATCCTCGTCGACGACGAGCTCAAGGACGAGCGCACGACCGACGGGCTGAATGCCCAGACCTTCTGTTTCGTGAAGTCGGCATGAGCACGCCGGTCCGACACGCTGCCCCCGACGCTCCCCCGCCCCCTCGCCCGTCCCGGCCGGTCATCCCCCGGCTGATCCGGACGCTGGCCCTGCCGATCATCCTCGGCTGGATCGCGGTGATCGTCATCCTCAACACCGTCGTCCCACAGCTCGAGACGGTCGGCCAGATGCGTGCGGTGTCGATGAGCCCCGACGACGCACCGTCGCTCATCTCGATGAAGAAGGTCGGTGAGGCATTCCGCGAGGGTGACTCCGACAGCTCGGTGATGATCGTCTTCGAGGGCGACAAGCCGCTCGGCGACGAGACGCACGCCTGGTACGACCAGCTGGTCAAGAAGCTGGAGACCGACGAGAAGCATGTGCAGTCGGTGCAGGACTTCTGGAGCGATCCGCTGACCGCGGCCGGCTCGACCAGCAACGACGGCAAGGCCGCGTACGTCCAGGTGAAGCTCGCAGGCAACCAGGGCGAATCTTTGGCCAACGAGTCGGTGGAGGCCGTCCAGAAGATCGTCGAAGAGGTGCCGCCGCCGCCCGGCGTCAAGGCCTTTGTCACCGGTCCCGCCGCGCTGGCCGCCGATCAGCACATCGCCAGCGACCGGAGCATGACGCTCATCGAGGCGGCGACGTTCACCGTCATCATCATCATGCTGCTGCTGGTCTACCGCTCGATCGTCACGGTGCTGATCACGCTGGTCATGGTGGTGCTGTCGCTGGCGACCGCGCGCGGCCTGGTCGCCTTCCTCGGCTACCACGAGATCATCGGACTCTCGACGTTCGCCACGAACCTGCTGGTGACCCTGGCCATCGCCGCGGCGACCGACTATGCGATCTTCCTGATAGGCCGCTATCAGGAGGCGCGAAGTCTCGGCGAGGACAAAGAGTCCGCCTTCTACACGATGTTCCACGGCACCGCCCACGTGGTGCTCGGGTCGGGTCTGACGATCGCGGGCGCGACGTTCTGCCTGAGCTTCACCCGGCTGCCCTATTTCCAGACCCTCGGTGTTCCGCTGGCGATCGGCATGGTCGTGGTGGTGCTGGCCGGCGTGGTGCTGATGGTGGCGATCATCTCGCTGGCCACCCGCTTCGGGCTGTTGGAACCCAAGCGCGCGATGCGGATCCGCGGATGGCGCAAGATCGGCGCCGCGATCGTGCGGTGGCCCGGCCCGATCCTGGTGGGCACCATCGCGCTTTCGCTGGTCGGTCTGCTGACGCTGCCCGGGTACCAGACCAACTACAACGACCGGAACTACCTGCCCGCCGACCTGCCGGCCAACGAGGGCTATGCGGTGGCCGACCGGCACTTCTCGCAGGCCCGGATGAACCCGGAACTGCTGATGGTCGAAAGCGACCACGACATGCGCAACTCGGCGGACTTCCTGGTGATCGACAAGATCGCCAAGGCGCTGTTCCGGGTGGAGGGCATCGCGCGCGTGCAGGCCATCACCCGTCCGGACGGCAAGCCGATCAAGCACACGTCGATCCCGTTCCAGATGAGCATGCAGGGCACGACGCAGCGGCTCAACGAGAAGTACATGCAGGACCGGATGGCCGACATGCTGGTGCAGGCCGGTGAGATGGACAAGACCATCGCCACCATGGAGAAGATGGCCGGCCTGACCAAGCAGATGTCCGAGATCACCCACTCGATGGTCACCAAGATGGAAGGCATGGTCGTCGACATCGAGGCGCTGCGCGACAGCATCGCCAACTTCGACGACTTCTTCCGGCCCATCCGCAACTACTTCTACTGGGAACCGCACTGCTACAACATCCCGGTCTGCTGGGCGATCCGGTCGGTGTTCGACACCCTGGACGGCATCAACGTGATGACCGACGACTTCAAAGAGATCATCCCGGAGATGAAGCGGCTGGACAGCCTGATGCCCCAGATGGTGGCGCTCATGCCCGAGATGATCTCCACGATGAAGACCATGAAGACGATGATGCTGACGATGTATCAGACTCAGAAGGGTCAGCAGGACCAGATGGCGGCCATGCAGGAGGACTCGGACGCCATGGGTGACGCGTTCGACAACTCCATGAACGACGATTCGTTCTATCTGCCGCCGGAGATCTTCGACAACAAGGACTTTCAGCGCGGGCTGGAGCAGTTTCTCTCCCCCGACGGCAAATCGGTGCGGTTCATCATCGCCCATGAGGGCGACCCGCTGACCGCCGACGGCATCGCCCGGATCGACAAGATCCGCAACGCCGCCAAGGAGGCGATCAAGGGCACCCCGCTGGAGGGCGCCAAGATCTATCTCGGCGGTACCGCGGCCACGTATGCCGACATGCAGGAAGGCAACAACTACGACCTGCTGATCGCCGGCATCGCCGCGCTGGCGCTGATCTTCATCATCATGCTGATCCTGACGCGGGCCGTCGTGGCCTCGGCCGTCATCGTGGGCACGGTGGTGATGTCGCTGGGCGCGTCGTTCGGTCTGTCGGTGCTGTTCTGGCAGCACATCCTCGGCCAGCCGCTGCACTGGATGGTGCTCGCGATGGCGGTGATCATCCTGCTGGCGGTCGGCGCGGACTACAACCTGCTGCTGGTGTCGCGCCTCAAGGAGGAGATCCACGCCGGCATCGGTACCGGCATCATCCGCGCGATGGGCGGCAGCGGTTCGGTCGTCACGGCCGCCGGTCTGGTGTTCGCGCTTACGATGATGTCGATGGCGGTCAGCGAGTTGACCGTGATCGGGCAGGTCGGTACGACGATCGGTCTGGGTCTGCTGTTCGACACGCTCGTGATCCGTGCGTTCATGACACCGTCGATCGCAGCGCTGATGGGTCCGTGGTTCTGGTGGCCGCAACGGGTGCGCAGGCGGCCCATTCCGGAGCCGTGGCCGCGGCCCGGTGGTCTACAGTCCGATCCGGCAGAGGGAGTGAGGGTATGAAGCGGATTCTGATGGGGATCGCCGCGGCGGCCATGACGGTGGGCGCGCTGGGCACCGCCGTACCCGCGGCGGCCGACCCGGACACCGATTTCGCGAACGAGCTTCACGTGTACGGGATCTACGGCCAGAAGGACTACAACGCCTGGATCGGCAAGATCATGTGCAAGCGCGTGTACACCGGTGTGGACCCCGACGTGTTCGCGACCGCGAACTTCGTGCACAACCAGCTGCAGAAGGGCACCACCACCGACCAGGCCTACCAGTTCGTCGCCGCGGGCCTGCGCACCTACTGCCCGGAGAAGCTGCCGATCCTCGACGCGGCAGCCAACCGCCCGGCCGGCTAGCCATGCCGTCGGCCACCCGCAGGCGGTTCAACGAGGCGGTCACCGGCTTCTGGAGCCTCGCGGCTCCGGTCTACGACACCGCCGTCGTCCAGCGCTGGGTGTACCGGCCGGCACAGGACGAGGTGATCGCGGCACTCACCGCGCACGACTCTCGTCGCGTCGCCGACATCGGTTGTGGCACAGGCATTCTCGCTGACCGGATCGCACGGGAGGTGCGGCCCGACGCGGTGTACGGGGTCGACCTGTCGGACGGGATGCTGGCGCAGGCCGCGCAGCGGTCGACGAGGGTGTCGTGGCTGACGGCGCCGGCCGAGGCGCTGCCGTTCGACGACGGCAGCCTCGACGCGGTGGTCAGCACGTCGGCGTTCCACTGGTTCAACCAGCCCGCCGCGCTGCGCGAGTTCCACCGCGTGCTGGCGCCGGGGGGCATTGCCGCGGTGGCGACGCTGAGCCCGCGCCGCTACGTGCCCGAGCAGATGCTGGCCGCGGTGCGGCTGCCGGCCTACGACGCCCCGACCCCGGCGACGATGCGCGCGATGTTCACCGACGCCGGCTTCACGGTGGAGGATCAGCACCGGGTCCGGCGTCCGCTGTGGACGCAGGTGTTGTCCGACCTCATCACGATCGGCGTGAAAGCCGGCCCCACAGCCTGATTCATCCCGGCCGTGCGACCCACGCCGCCGGGATCCGGCACCTCAGCCGTACAGCGACTGAAGTACAGCGCCTCCGTCTGCGTCGTCGACAAGAGGGGTGGCTTCGATGTCCATGAATTCGTACCACTGCGCCATCCAATGGAAGATGGCTTTCGGATCATCGCTTTCTGCGATGGCGAAACCCTTGCCATCACAGCCATGCCAGCGACCGATCAATTGAGCGCCGGCGGGAGGAGAGCCGCCGGTCTCGAGAAATCTCTTGACTGCTGCACGATAGGCGTCGCCGTGCGGCAGTGTCCATGACATCAAGAACTTCATGATCGACTCCTTCAGTACGTTGCTGATGAACCTCCGTTGACGCGAAACGTGTTCGACGTTATTGATGACGAATCTCGGAGAGTAGGGCCCAAGGTCCCGTCCGGGCGCCCGGCGACGATGCACGGGTGTCAGATTCATCCCCAAAGCCGGATCCATCCCCAGGCACACTCGCTGTGCCGTTGATCTGTCAGACCACTCGGCGAGGGTGGAGTCATGGCCCCGACGAGTTCTCTGGTGCAGGACGAGAGACTCTCCTGCCTGTTCGAGGAGTTGGCGGAGTTGACCGGCCGGCGCAACGCCATCGACGGGCGGATCGTGCAGATTTTCGCGGAGATCGACCGCGACGAACTGTGGGCCGCGGCCGGGGCGAGGTCGGTGGCGCATCTGGTGGCATGGAAGGCCGGGGTATCCCCGTCTCGCGCGGAAACCCTTGCCGCCGTGGCTCACCGGGCCGAGCAGTTTCCTCGCTGCGTGGCAGGGCTGCGGGAGGGTCGGCTGTCGCTGGATCAGGTCGGAGCCATCGCCGAGAGGGCCGCCGACGGCTCGGATGCGCATTTGGCCGAGTTGGCGGCCAGTGCCACGGTCGGCCAACTGCGCACCGCGCTCAAACTCCAGCCCGAGCCGGAACCTGAGCCCGCGCCGGATCGTGAGCCCGACGGTGAGTCCGAGCCCGTGCCTGCGCCGGATCCTGGACCGCAACCCTCGATCACGACGACGTCCGATGAGCAGTACACCTCCTGGCTCATCCGGCTCCCCCACGTCGAGGCCGCGGCGTTCGAGGCCGCACTGCAGTCGCACAGGGACGCACTGATCGCCGACTGGAAACAGCAGGCGCACATCATTTCTGCGCCGATGCCCAGCACCGCGGATGCCTTCCTACGACTGGTGAACGCCGGGCGGGACGCCGAGGCCACCGCCCGCCCGCACGGGCAGCGCACCACCGTCGTGATGCACGTCGACGTCAAGGATCGGATCGCGTCGCTGCACCTGGGCCCGCTGCTGACCGACGGTGACCGCCGCTACCTGTCGTGCGACGCCACCTGCGAGGTGTGGTTCGAGCGTGACGGCCGCACCATCGGGGCGGGCCGATCCACGCGCACGGTCAACCGGCGGCTGCGACGGGCG
This window contains:
- a CDS encoding MmpS family protein, with the translated sequence MIKVARKVWLPLLIVFVVVVAGLTVSRIRTFFGSEGIIETPRNFADLPEPFDPKVVRYEITGTGSYADINYLDLDAKPQRIDNAALPWSLTLSTTEPSAAPNIVAQGDGSSITCRILVDDELKDERTTDGLNAQTFCFVKSA
- a CDS encoding metal-dependent hydrolase, with the protein product MLRPRRFADEIDPGPVQIQARKVAFDVADVPLHWIPDHPVASHVISVLNLVLPAGERWFVQTFNEALPMVRDPKLADDIRGFIGQEATHADVHDAILHDFMVQRGVDPAPILAQVEHVFSRVLAPLDSADPTRRMNHLCDRLWMIAAIEHYTAVMGDFALNCSWDQHGADPTLTDLFRWHGSEEVEHRSVAHDVATYFHDSYLARIRAMTLSATMLFVFFQRTAWYLLKNDPAVDAGWWAFNRMRMRDSRLGLLPRYRQLFGSGTLTYFRPGYSPEQFGSTAQAVAYLATSPAARAAHL
- a CDS encoding nuclear transport factor 2 family protein, encoding MPFTRADVLSAAQSSLAAAAAHDRDGWVGLFTADGRVEDPVGSGPHRGRVAIGHFFDTFIGPREIGHRPEADIVVGATVIRDLTLEIRMAAALTMEVPTFIRYDVKDTAEGLRIAALSAYWELPAMIRRFLSGGVAAAPAGLALGRAMVTHQGVAGSLGFLRAFAGTGTGAAAVFARFLDDACGGDEVGVRRLVGDVPITAGDDDPRNASELLRLLEGGRWDKLIRSGRSVAARVRRDERRCIVIGEVGRRGEDRAALTRLRVFGELA
- a CDS encoding SGNH/GDSL hydrolase family protein, with translation MASYARYVALGDSQTEGLWDGDDTSGLRGFADRLAEMLDALSPALQYANLAVRGNQIRDVLDVQLPHALAMGADLITVCIGMNDMTRPGPGFEQALVQLDELHSGLADSGATVVTTTFPDLARILPIGRVLGRRVLAINHEIRAAAQRHGFALVDLYAAPSMTQPDTWSPDRVHGSARGHALFAEAAAEALGLPGSSHAWATADPQARPPSLRSRTYSQLLWTQNMLMPWLWDHLRGRSVGDARAPRRPVLTDCSDLVG
- a CDS encoding PDR/VanB family oxidoreductase — its product is MRLLPHYRQTPPSASGRSRHDPVLALAGAGISGLFAATARRQISPPARRDDTIALTIARRRVVARDQDVVELTLTAAGGGPVPRWYPGAHLDLHLPSGLVRQYSLCGDPAVADAYRIAVRRIPGGGGGSGEVHDALPEGAVVHTHGPRNAFPLTVPGHGSPTRRFRFVAGGIGITPVLPMLRAARRLGVEWSMIYTGRSRDSLPFLDEVAAYGAAVQIRTDDESGLPSAAALLGDCPTGTAVYACGPAPMLSAVRSALAGRDDVELHFERFAAPPVIDGRAFEVTVASTGASIAVAEDETLLGALRRAGVPAPYSCRQGFCGTCRTRVLDGAVEHRDTLLTDPERAVGQMLTCVSRAAGTSRLTLDL
- a CDS encoding DUF732 domain-containing protein, encoding MKRILMGIAAAAMTVGALGTAVPAAADPDTDFANELHVYGIYGQKDYNAWIGKIMCKRVYTGVDPDVFATANFVHNQLQKGTTTDQAYQFVAAGLRTYCPEKLPILDAAANRPAG
- a CDS encoding MMPL/RND family transporter, with amino-acid sequence MSTPVRHAAPDAPPPPRPSRPVIPRLIRTLALPIILGWIAVIVILNTVVPQLETVGQMRAVSMSPDDAPSLISMKKVGEAFREGDSDSSVMIVFEGDKPLGDETHAWYDQLVKKLETDEKHVQSVQDFWSDPLTAAGSTSNDGKAAYVQVKLAGNQGESLANESVEAVQKIVEEVPPPPGVKAFVTGPAALAADQHIASDRSMTLIEAATFTVIIIMLLLVYRSIVTVLITLVMVVLSLATARGLVAFLGYHEIIGLSTFATNLLVTLAIAAATDYAIFLIGRYQEARSLGEDKESAFYTMFHGTAHVVLGSGLTIAGATFCLSFTRLPYFQTLGVPLAIGMVVVVLAGVVLMVAIISLATRFGLLEPKRAMRIRGWRKIGAAIVRWPGPILVGTIALSLVGLLTLPGYQTNYNDRNYLPADLPANEGYAVADRHFSQARMNPELLMVESDHDMRNSADFLVIDKIAKALFRVEGIARVQAITRPDGKPIKHTSIPFQMSMQGTTQRLNEKYMQDRMADMLVQAGEMDKTIATMEKMAGLTKQMSEITHSMVTKMEGMVVDIEALRDSIANFDDFFRPIRNYFYWEPHCYNIPVCWAIRSVFDTLDGINVMTDDFKEIIPEMKRLDSLMPQMVALMPEMISTMKTMKTMMLTMYQTQKGQQDQMAAMQEDSDAMGDAFDNSMNDDSFYLPPEIFDNKDFQRGLEQFLSPDGKSVRFIIAHEGDPLTADGIARIDKIRNAAKEAIKGTPLEGAKIYLGGTAATYADMQEGNNYDLLIAGIAALALIFIIMLILTRAVVASAVIVGTVVMSLGASFGLSVLFWQHILGQPLHWMVLAMAVIILLAVGADYNLLLVSRLKEEIHAGIGTGIIRAMGGSGSVVTAAGLVFALTMMSMAVSELTVIGQVGTTIGLGLLFDTLVIRAFMTPSIAALMGPWFWWPQRVRRRPIPEPWPRPGGLQSDPAEGVRV
- a CDS encoding class I SAM-dependent methyltransferase, translated to MPSATRRRFNEAVTGFWSLAAPVYDTAVVQRWVYRPAQDEVIAALTAHDSRRVADIGCGTGILADRIAREVRPDAVYGVDLSDGMLAQAAQRSTRVSWLTAPAEALPFDDGSLDAVVSTSAFHWFNQPAALREFHRVLAPGGIAAVATLSPRRYVPEQMLAAVRLPAYDAPTPATMRAMFTDAGFTVEDQHRVRRPLWTQVLSDLITIGVKAGPTA
- a CDS encoding NUDIX domain-containing protein gives rise to the protein MPKLSAGLLLYRGEGPGLEVLIGHPGGPFWARKDEGAWSIPKGEYVEGEDPWEAAQREFTEEIGTPPPEGPRIDFAPLRQPGGKIITAFAVRGDLDLSGAVSNTFTLEWPPRSGRLREFPEIDRVAWLDLEAARAKMLKGQRPLLDRLAEALAAGEPDASRSR
- a CDS encoding DUF3303 domain-containing protein, with product MKFLMSWTLPHGDAYRAAVKRFLETGGSPPAGAQLIGRWHGCDGKGFAIAESDDPKAIFHWMAQWYEFMDIEATPLVDDADGGAVLQSLYG